The following coding sequences lie in one Kribbella sp. NBC_00709 genomic window:
- a CDS encoding CTP synthase C-terminal region-related (seleno)protein, with amino-acid sequence MTAYSGRIALVADRSPHVRSHVRLPALFDSLRDRDHLDFDVYWVPTEQVDEALEGFDGVWLLPGSPYRSEAGAITAIRIAREQGIPFLGTCAGFQHAMLEFARTVCGATNVQHGESTPDADDLLIVPMACSLDGHEGAIQVVPGTRAAALLGVERSMERYHCSYGLDTTRLDLLREHGLVFSGFDDAGDPRIAELPDHPFYLTTLFQPELAGDGSRPHPFIQAFAHAVADRSGQTADTGRGVIPAAR; translated from the coding sequence ATGACCGCTTACTCCGGACGCATCGCCCTCGTCGCCGACCGTTCGCCGCATGTCCGCTCGCACGTCCGCCTCCCCGCGCTGTTCGACAGCCTGCGGGACCGCGACCACCTCGACTTCGACGTCTACTGGGTCCCGACCGAGCAGGTCGACGAGGCGCTCGAAGGCTTCGACGGGGTCTGGCTGCTCCCGGGCAGCCCGTACCGCAGTGAGGCGGGCGCGATCACCGCGATCCGGATCGCCCGCGAGCAGGGCATCCCGTTCCTCGGCACGTGTGCCGGGTTCCAGCACGCGATGCTCGAGTTCGCCCGCACCGTCTGCGGCGCGACGAACGTCCAGCACGGCGAGAGCACCCCGGATGCCGACGACCTGCTGATCGTCCCGATGGCATGCTCACTCGACGGTCACGAGGGCGCGATCCAGGTTGTCCCGGGCACCCGGGCGGCCGCGCTCCTGGGCGTCGAGCGGTCGATGGAGCGCTACCACTGCTCGTACGGTCTGGACACCACCAGGCTCGATCTCCTCCGCGAGCACGGCCTGGTCTTCAGCGGGTTCGACGACGCCGGCGATCCCCGGATCGCCGAGCTGCCCGACCACCCGTTCTACCTGACAACCCTGTTCCAGCCGGAGCTGGCCGGCGACGGCTCGCGACCACACCCGTTCATCCAGGCGTTCGCGCACGCGGTCGCCGACCGCAGCGGTCAGACTGCAGACACCGGTCGCGGAGTCATCCCGGCCGCGAGGTAG
- a CDS encoding Gfo/Idh/MocA family protein, whose product MEPLRIGILGAARISGRAIVEPAKLTGARLVAVAARDEGRAAAFAAEHGVERVHPSYQALLDDPEVEAIYNPLANGLHGPWNLKALAAGKHVLTEKPSASNAAEALQVRDAVRSSGLVFMEAFHYAYHPVMRRLLELVSKGELGDLQHVEATMVMPPPPEDDPRWSLPLAGGAVMDVGCYALHAQRMFAPYAGGAPKLLSARAGERKRMPGVDEWLNADLEFPNGATGAVRTSMAADEVEFSLKVIGSRGEAFAPFYVLPQRDDRVVVTTKEDTWVEHRGTRTSYTYQLEAFTGAVRNGAPVLTDVDDALATMELIDACYLAAGMTPRPVSAV is encoded by the coding sequence ATGGAACCGCTGCGGATCGGGATCCTCGGTGCCGCCCGGATCTCGGGCCGGGCCATTGTCGAGCCGGCCAAGCTGACCGGCGCCCGGCTGGTCGCGGTCGCCGCGCGCGACGAAGGCCGCGCCGCGGCCTTCGCCGCCGAGCACGGGGTCGAACGGGTACATCCGTCGTACCAGGCCCTGCTCGACGATCCCGAGGTCGAGGCGATCTACAACCCGCTGGCCAACGGCCTGCACGGGCCGTGGAACCTCAAGGCGCTTGCCGCGGGCAAACATGTGCTGACCGAGAAGCCGTCGGCCAGCAACGCCGCCGAGGCGCTGCAGGTGCGCGACGCCGTCCGGTCGTCCGGCCTGGTCTTCATGGAGGCGTTCCACTACGCGTACCACCCGGTGATGCGCCGGCTGCTGGAGCTGGTCTCGAAGGGCGAGCTCGGCGATCTGCAGCACGTCGAGGCGACCATGGTGATGCCGCCGCCACCGGAGGACGACCCGCGCTGGTCGCTGCCGCTGGCCGGCGGTGCTGTGATGGACGTCGGTTGCTACGCGCTGCACGCGCAGCGGATGTTCGCGCCGTACGCCGGTGGCGCGCCGAAGCTGCTCAGCGCGCGTGCAGGCGAGCGCAAGCGGATGCCTGGTGTGGACGAGTGGCTGAACGCCGACCTGGAGTTCCCGAACGGCGCGACCGGCGCGGTCCGGACCAGCATGGCTGCGGACGAGGTCGAGTTCAGCCTCAAGGTCATCGGCAGCCGGGGCGAGGCGTTCGCACCGTTCTACGTGCTGCCGCAGCGCGACGACCGGGTGGTGGTGACGACCAAGGAGGACACCTGGGTCGAGCACCGCGGCACCCGTACGTCGTACACGTATCAGCTGGAGGCCTTCACCGGAGCGGTCCGCAATGGCGCTCCGGTGCTGACCGACGTCGACGACGCGCTGGCGACGATGGAGCTCATCGACGCCTGCTACCTCGCGGCCGGGATGACTCCGCGACCGGTGTCTGCAGTCTGA